The region GTGTGCTTTTGCCTGCTCCGCTTTCACCAATGAATGCTATCTTTTCACCTTTGCGGATTGTCATATTCACATTTTCCAGTACAAGATTTTTATCGTATCCGAAGGAGATGTCTTTTAGGGTGAGACTCCCGTTGAAGTTAACTGGATCATCGCCGAGTTTATGGATGTCCATGTGGTAGTCTTTATTAACCGTTTCCAGAGATTTATTATAAAAAATCATATTGTTGTAGCTGCTCATAATTTTGTTTGCTGAAGGCAGTAAACGGTACATTGCCAGAGCATAGAGAGTCAGCATCGGGATAATCTGCTGGATGTTTAAGTTGAAGTACAGAGCCCCGATCATAGCGGAGATCAACATGGAAAAACCGATAAATTCTAACGAAAGACGAGGAATTGATATATATGCATTGCTCATAACAAAAGCATCAGCAAGTCCTCTGCTGGTAACCCATAAGGAGTTTATAGTTGCCTTCTCGCAGGAGAGGAGCTTAATTGTTTTTAAGTTACCGAATGCTTCATTTATAATCCTGTAAAATTTTTGCTGATAGTCATTTCGTTTATCTCCTTCTTTTTCTATAAGTGGAGATATTGTCTTAACAAGTATAATAACCATAAGGGCTAGAAATACCGTCACAGCAAGAGTCGCTTTATAATTTATAAATAGCAACGTGCCATAAATCAGCGTTGTAACAAGAAGTTCGGAAATTAAAAGCAGTAATGCATTATAGTAGTTTCCTGCATACAGAGCCTCTGTGACCATATTTTGAGTCAGGTCTGAAGAGTTCCGTTTGAGCATATCCTGATACCGGATGTGCATATAATTTGAAAAAAGTTTACTGGCAGAGGTGTGAAAAATATACTTGCCGAATTTTTGAATTAAGTAAGCATATGCCAGATTCATAAACCCTCTGACAAAATAAAATGCAATTAATACTGCCCCGAAGAAGATGATGAAATTTTTTTCACTTGTGCAATTAAAGAACGTATAGACATAGTTGTAGTATTCATTGCTACGAACAAGATCAAAATCATTTGCAAGAGAAATGAAAGGTAGAATAGCAGATATCCCTACTGTTTCTATGCATGAGATAATTATTGCAAGAAGCAGCAGAAGAATCATTTCCCTTTTTTGAGCGGGAGTTAAAATTGAAGTTGGAATATGATACATTTTTGCTGGTAGCTAACTAGATGGATTCGTATATATGAAAATCTACAGAGTACTTTTCCAGATCTCCCTTATAAATAGGAAGCGGATTAGGGGTATGTTCTTTAAGGACCCAGTCGCTTCTGTTCGCCTCGACCCAATCGCTAAACTTGCGATGCTTAACATGATTGGCTTGTAGGTCCTGCTGGTTATCGGTGTTGCTAGAGTAGATGATTACGTATTTGCTTGCGGAGGCAAATAGCTTATCCATGTAATTGTTGAAAATTTCATCTTCAATCAAGTGGTAGATTACGTCCAGCGAAAGGCATAAGTCAGCTTTTTCACCGGAATACTGTTCAACCTTTTTGAAAGATTTGGTCTTGTCATCATTAAATGTTTGCTTACACAAAGTTACAGCAGTATCGCTGACATCGAAACCTGTGTAGGACGGATACTCAGCCAGTTTTAATTGATTGCCGTCACCGCATCCGAATTCAATTACAGAATTAATCTTGTTCTCTTTAACGAAGTTGTTCAGTATCTCTGCTTTATATATAGCTGCATCGCCGTATGAACCAGCTCCTGAGGTCCCCCCGGAATGATAGCGTTCTTCCCAGTAATTTTTGGATGTTGTGAATCTTGGAATACGCAAAATGAAGCGGTGGTAGAGGAACTGCGCTATTTTATTGATAACAGGTATTTTTTTAATAAATTCTTTCATTATGCTTTCTCCTTTTTTCGAGTTAAATATCTACTCTTCAATCTCATATTCATTCATGTACCAATCAACGGTCTTTTTCAGACCCTCCTCAAGCGGTACTTCCGGTTCGTAGCCGAGCACCTTCCATGATTTGGAAATGTCGGAAAGGCGGTCTTTTACCGCGTCCCAATTTCGTCTTTCCTTGAAGACGATTTCTGAGGAAGAACCGGTGAACTCAATAATCATTTTTGCGAGATCGATAATCTGGGTAGGTTTGCCGGTGCCGCCGTTGAAGATATCACCGTCTGCAACTTCTGAAAGGGCTGCTAGAGTCAGCAACTGGGCGGTATTGCCTACGAAGGTAAAGTCGCGGGTTTCGGTCCCGTCTCCGGTTATGTAGAGAGGCTCACCCTTGATGGCCCGGACAATAAAATTCGGAATTACGTTGCGGTATGCACCGTGAGGTTCATATGGTCCATAGGTATTGAAGACCCTGATGGAAACAGAGGGAATGCTGAACATGGAGGCATAGTATTTCACGTAAAGTTCAGCT is a window of Maridesulfovibrio sp. DNA encoding:
- a CDS encoding methyltransferase domain-containing protein, with protein sequence MKEFIKKIPVINKIAQFLYHRFILRIPRFTTSKNYWEERYHSGGTSGAGSYGDAAIYKAEILNNFVKENKINSVIEFGCGDGNQLKLAEYPSYTGFDVSDTAVTLCKQTFNDDKTKSFKKVEQYSGEKADLCLSLDVIYHLIEDEIFNNYMDKLFASASKYVIIYSSNTDNQQDLQANHVKHRKFSDWVEANRSDWVLKEHTPNPLPIYKGDLEKYSVDFHIYESI
- a CDS encoding ATP-binding cassette domain-containing protein, giving the protein MYHIPTSILTPAQKREMILLLLLAIIISCIETVGISAILPFISLANDFDLVRSNEYYNYVYTFFNCTSEKNFIIFFGAVLIAFYFVRGFMNLAYAYLIQKFGKYIFHTSASKLFSNYMHIRYQDMLKRNSSDLTQNMVTEALYAGNYYNALLLLISELLVTTLIYGTLLFINYKATLAVTVFLALMVIILVKTISPLIEKEGDKRNDYQQKFYRIINEAFGNLKTIKLLSCEKATINSLWVTSRGLADAFVMSNAYISIPRLSLEFIGFSMLISAMIGALYFNLNIQQIIPMLTLYALAMYRLLPSANKIMSSYNNMIFYNKSLETVNKDYHMDIHKLGDDPVNFNGSLTLKDISFGYDKNLVLENVNMTIRKGEKIAFIGESGAGKSTLADIIIGMYTSFTGEIMVDKTKLSKANLLSWRSKIGYIPQEIYLFDSSIADNVAFGRELDEQKVKAALEKAELTDFINKHEGINTQVGEGGALLSGGQKQRIAIARAIYGNPDLLVLDEATSALDKKTEERIMQHIFNVCEGKTLIIIAHRLSTIEKCDKTFVIKNKTAFKHRSNRDMGEDHG
- a CDS encoding NAD-dependent epimerase/dehydratase family protein, coding for MNNAKVLVTGGAGAIGLNLIERLLKAGASSIMVLDDLSSGYKNYLPSDQRITFVQADIGEIKSYRTEMEEFKPDYVFHLAAHFANQNSVDHPFKDVQANIIGTMNLLEICKDNKNLKKFVYTSSSCVYGNAAMMNEQDYIYPHETPYAINKYTAELYVKYYASMFSIPSVSIRVFNTYGPYEPHGAYRNVIPNFIVRAIKGEPLYITGDGTETRDFTFVGNTAQLLTLAALSEVADGDIFNGGTGKPTQIIDLAKMIIEFTGSSSEIVFKERRNWDAVKDRLSDISKSWKVLGYEPEVPLEEGLKKTVDWYMNEYEIEE